From a region of the Vicia villosa cultivar HV-30 ecotype Madison, WI unplaced genomic scaffold, Vvil1.0 ctg.000244F_1_1_3, whole genome shotgun sequence genome:
- the LOC131625840 gene encoding uncharacterized protein LOC131625840: protein MQCFPIPKAVIKKIEDICRRFVWTGNTEVKSRKCPVAWNRVCSRYKQGGLQIMNLYWWNCALLMKCLWNISEKADNLWVRWINCHYLKGMDVMDYDIKNSNSWMFKGILKQREYMMNMMQNWNEAKAKRRFVTTKFYNCLNSDGSNVSWANVIQNNKAQPRAIVCLWMACHMRLPTRDRLKRFGMLQESVCLLCHAEEESHNHLFFECRKTEVVWQSILNWIEVDHKPLKWEDELLWITAVTRGKGWRAMVVKVGITETIYSIWRLRNDTCFKNNVDNTNIVDRIKDSIVYRLWNIRKFRQHVARIMM, encoded by the coding sequence ATGCAATGCTTTCCCATACCGAAAGCTGTTATTAAGAAGATTGAAGATATTTGCAGGCGGTTCGTTTGGACTGGGAACACTGAGGTCAAGAGCAGAAAATGCCCTGTTGCATGGAATAGAGTCTGCAGCAGGTATAAGCAAGGTGGGTTGCAAATTATGAACCTGTATTGGTGGAACTGTGCTCTCCTTATGAAGTGTTTATGGAACATTAGCGAAAAGGCTGATAATCTATGGGTTCGATGGATTAACTGTCATTACTTAAAGGGCATGGATGTCATGGATTatgatataaaaaatagtaatagCTGGATGTTTAAGGGTATCCTGAAACAAAGGGAGTATATGATGAATATGATGCAGAATTGGAATGAGGCCAAGGCAAAGCGTAGATTCGTAACCACGAAATTCTACAATTGTCTAAACTCTGATGGCAGCAATGTGTCCTGGGCCAATGTGATACAGAATAATAAAGCTCAACCTAGGGCTATTGTGTGTTTGTGGATGGCTTGCCATATGAGGCTTCCGACTAGAGATAGATTGAAACGGTTTGGGATGTTGCAGGAGAGTGTGTGTCTTTTATGTCATGCTGAGGAAGAATCACACAATCACCTTTTCTTTGAGTGCAGAAAAACTGAAGTTGTTTGGCAGAGCATTCTTAACTGGATAGAGGTGGATCATAAACCCCTTAAGTGGGAGGATGAACTCCTTTGGATCACTGCAGTAACTAGGGGGAAGGGTTGGAGAGCTATGGTAGTTAAAGTGGGTATAACTGAGACCATTTATAGCATTTGGAGATTGAGAAATGATACATGTTTTAAGAATAATGTGGATAATACGAATATAGTGGATAGAATTAAGGACAGTATAGTTTACAGATTGTGGAACATTAGGAAGTTTAGACAACATGTAGCTCGTATTATGATGTAA